In Streptomyces sp. NBC_00683, the DNA window CCGGCAGTCGGAGGGCCCCGTCGGCCGCGTGGTGCCGCATGCGGCCGACGGGGACACGCGCGGGCCGGGGGTCCTTGATCGTGCTGATCGGGTGAGGTAGGGGCGCGGCGGGAGTTGTCCCGGCCGGGCGTGGGACGGATGAGGGAGCCGCGACGTCGCGGCCTGCGGCCGAGCGCGCCGCAGCTTCCGACGGGAGCCCCCACTCGATGAACCGCCTCACCGCGTCCGTCTCCGCCGCTGCAGTGGCGGCCGGCGCCTCCCTCGCCCTGCTCGCCCCCTCCGCCGTGGGCGCGGCGGCAGCGAACGTCGTACAGCAGGTCAGGGCCGTCGACCTGGGACCGTGGAAGCCCTGGCTCCGGCTCCAGGACGACCAGGGCAACGTGAACAGACCGCCCGGCGTCCAGGAGGTCTCGCCCTTCGCCGACCCGGTCCGGTTCAACGGCAGCCTTCACCTCTCGATCGCGGGCGGGCAGCAGGCCCAGGCCGCGCACTACACGGCCCAGATCCCGCTGAGCACCGTCGCGGCCGCCGAGCTGTCCTACGACTCCTACGTGAAGACGGTGGAGGGGGGCGCCACCGGCACCGCGGTGAACCTCCAGCTCCCCATGATCTGCCGGGGCGCCTTCACCACGCTCAGCTTCCAGCCGCAGCTCGCCACCGACAGCCGGGGCCGCGCCGGTGTGGTGCCGGACACCTGGCAGCACTTCGAGTCCACCGGCGCCTCGCTCTGGCGCACCTCACGGGCGCTGCCGACGGACCCCGCGCTGCCCGCCGGATCCGACGCGCCGCTGAGCACCTACGCCGCCGGGTGCGACGCAACCGGTGACGGGGTCATCGGCCTCGTCGCCAACGCCGGCAGGCTCGGTGACGTCAAAGCCTCGCTCGACACCTACGTGGACAACCTCACCGCGAACGGAACCACGTACGACTTCGCCGCCGAAGGGCTCGCCCAGGGCCGCATCGTGCTGAACAGGGGCAACCAGGACCGGCCCTGCCACCACACGAGCCAGCCCTGCCCGCGCACGCGGGGCGGCACGGCGAGCGGCTTCGTCTCCTTCACCGACCCGGCGGACGGCCCCGGCTACCGGGGCGTCGGCACCCGCCTGGTCTTCTCGAACGGCCGGGCACTCGCCCCTGAAGCCCTCACCGTGACGGCGAACGGCCGGCCCCTCACCCTCACCGCAGGTCCGGGCGGGACGCTCACCGGGGTCGTGCCGCGCACGCCGAGGGCCGACCTGAACCCGGGCGGCACCTACCGCACCGCGCTCGTCGTCACCCACCGCGACCACCCGTGGAGTGACGGCCGTGACGGCGGTACGGGCGGGCGCGACGGTCTGAAGGTCAGGGCCGAACTCCTGGCCACGGGTGACGAGCCCCTCCGGCCGACCGGTGTGATCACCAGCACCACGGTGCGGTGACGCCTTCGTGCCACTGAGCGCGAGAACGGGGCGCGGAGCCGGTGAGAACCGGCTCCGCGCCCCGTTCGTGACCCCCGACGGCTAGGGGTGCGGGGAGGACGCTGCCGTCCCTGGGGAGGCGGAGGGCGCGGGCCTCGCCGGCACCTGTCGCTGTGCGGGAGCCGGTTCGGGCTTCGAGGCCTCGGGTTCCGACGCCTCGCTCATTGATGTCCCGCCCTTCGCGGCTTCGGACGTGGGGGATTCGGGCTTCGCCGGTTCGGGTTTCGCCGGTTCCGGCTCGGGGACCGGTTCGGGGTCCGGCTGCATGTCCGCCGGCCCGCCCGGAGCCGGTTCGCCCAGGGAGTCCAGGGCGGCCTGCGCCAGGGGAGCGGCCAGCGGGGAGAACACCGGGTTCGTACGGACGGACTCCTCCAGATGGATGCGGGCCGGGCCGTTCTGGGAGAGGGCGCTCTCGATGACACCCAGGTGGTACGTGTACGAGGCGTTCCGTACGCCCGTTTCCACCGCCTGCTCCGCGTACTGCAGTGCCTCCTCCGACCGGCCCGCACGGTGCAGCGCCCAGCCGAGTGCGTCCGCCGCCGCCGAGCTGCGGTGCAGGGCCGACCACTCGGCGCGCATCAGCTCCACGGCCGCCGCCGGGTCGCCGTGGTCGGCCTCGAAGCGGGCCTCGGTCAGGGACTCGTTCACACCGGCCGCCTTCGCCTGCGCGAGCAGCTTGCGGAGCTCCGTGTACTGGGTGCGGGCGTCGCCGTCCAGGCTCATGGACTCGTACAGCTCGCCCAGTTCGAGCACGTACTCGGGGCGGGGCAGCTTCGTCGTCACCGTCTGGTAGTCGGCCAGCGCCTCGTCCGTGCGGTCCAGGGCCACCAGGGCGCGTGCCCGGCCCGCGCGGGAGGCCAGGTGGTTGCCGTCGGTGCGCAGGGCAGCCTCGTACTGGGCGACGGCCTCCGCGGGCTCGCCCCGCTCCCAGGCCAGGTCGCCGAGGCGGTGCAGGGCCTCGGCCTTCTCCGCGGGGGCGGTGGCGCGGTCCGCCGCTTCCTGGGCGGTGGCCAGGGCGTCCTCGCGCCAGCCCTGGCCGCGGTACATCTCGGCGGTCCTGGCGAGTGCGGGAACGCCCTTGCGCAGCGAACCGAACTTCTCCGTGGCCCTGTTCGCGGCCGCGTACTCGCCGAGGCCGTTGTACGCGTCGATCAGGACCGGGTAGGCCGTCCAGTTCTTCGGCTGCCGGGCCCGTACCGTCTCGCCCCACTTCTTCGCGGCGAGGTAGTCGTGCCGTGCGTTGGCGAGCGCTCCCAGCCCCACCCAGGCCTCCGCGTTGCCGCGTTCACCGGGCTGCGCGGCCAGTGAGCGCTGCAGGGCCTGCTCGGCCCGCGTGTAGTACGCCGCGTCCGCGGAACGCCGGCCCCATTCCACGTACGCCGTACCGAGCACCGCCCAGGACGGTGCGTCGGAGGGATGCGTGTCCACCCACTCCTGCCGGTCCCCGATCAGCGCCGTGAGGTCGGAGAGGGACGCCGGGGAGCCGGCCGCCGCCGCTGCCTCCGCCCGGGCGACGGGTCCGGGCAGGGGCGGCCCCGCCTCCTGGTCGCCGTCCGGTACGGCGACCACCGCGCCGGCCACGAGGACGGCGCCCGCCACCGCACCGAACGCCGCCCTGCGCAGTGTCGTGCGCATCGACGTGGGCGGCGGTGGCACGGCCGTCGCGCCCTCCGGCGGCAGGTGGGAGGGGGGTGACTCCGGATTCTGCTGCGGCATGGCATCCATGCGCCTCACTCTGCGTCAGTGCGAAGATCACATCGCGCTGCGCGATCGCTGGCGCAGACGGGTTCACACCATTGGCCCCGGGTGTCACGCTTGAATCATGGATGATCTTCTCGAAGAGCTGCGCGCGGGCCTGCCGGCCGATGCCCTGATCACCGACCCGGACGTCACCGCCACCTACGCCCACGACATGGCGAGCTTCTGCGACGCGGGCGCGCCGGCCGTCGTCGTGCTCCCACGCACGGTCGAGGAGGTCCAGCACGTCATGCGGACCGCCACGGCGCTGCGCGTCCCCGTGGTGCCGCAGGGTGCCAGGACGGGCCTGTCGGGGGCGGCCAACGCCTCCGACGGCTGCATCGTGCTCTCCCTCGTCAAGATGGACCGGATCCTGGAGATCAGTCCGGTCGACCGGATCGCGGTCGTCGAACCGGGTGTCATCAACGCCGTGCTGTCCCGCGCCGTCAACGAACACGGGCTGTACTACCCGCCGGACCCCTCCAGCTGGGAGATGTGCACCATCGGCGGAAACATCGGCACCGCGTCCGGCGGACTGTGCTGCGTGAAGTACGGCGTCACCGCCGAGTACGTGCTCGGCCTGGAGGTCGTCCTCGCCGACGGACGTCTCCTCAACACCGGCCGGCGTACCGCCAAGGGTGTCGCCGGATACGACCTGACCCGGCTCTTCGTCGGCTCCGAAGGCAGCCTCGGCATCGTTGTCAAAGCCGTCCTCGCCCTTCGGCCCAAGCCCCCGCAACAGCTCGTGCTGGCCGCAGAGTTCCCCTCCGCGGCGGCCGCCTGCGACGCGGTCTGCCGGATCATGGAACGCGGCCACACCCCGTCACTCCTCGAACTGATGGACCGTACGACCGTCCGTGCGGTGAACGCGATGGCCTCCATGGGACTCCCCGAATCCACCGAGGCGCTGCTGCTCTGCGCCTTCGACACCCCTGACCCGGCGGCCGACCTCACCGCTGTCGGCGAACTGTGTACCGCGGCCGGCGCCACCGGGGTCGTGCCCGCCGACGACGCCGCCGAGTCCGAACTCCTCCTGCACGCGCGCCGGCTGTCGCTCCCCGCGATGGAGACCATCAAGTCCGCCACGATGATCGACGACGTGTGCGTGCCGCGCTCCAGGCTCGGCGCGATGATCGAGGGAACCGCCGCCATCGCCGGCAAGTTCGGCCTCACCATCGGTGTCGTCGCCCATGCGGGGGACGGCAACACCCACCCCGTCGTCTGCTTCGACCACACCGACGCCGACGAGTCCCGCAGGGCCCGCGAGTCCTTCGACGAGATCATGGCGCTGGGCCTGGAACTGGGCGGCACCATCACCGGCGAGCACGGTGTCGGCGTGCTCAAGAAGGAATGGCTCGCCCGTGAACTGGGCGAGGTGGGCGTCGAGTTGCAGCGAGGCATCAAGGCGGCCTTCGATCCGCTGGGTCTCCTCAATCCGGGCAAGCTGTTCTGACCCGTCCCGCGCCTGCCCCGCCCCACCTCTGCCCGCCGTGCTCCTGCCCCGCCGCACTCAGGCCTCGCCGTCCTGGGACTCGTCGGAGGGCCAGGGGTCGCTCAGCCACAGGTCGTCGGCGGGCAGGGGGGTGAGCAGCTCGGCGAGCGCGCCGTCCAGGCCGAGCAGCGCGCTCTCCGAGCCCGGGGGCACCACCCGCAGGGTGCGCTCCACCCAGGCGGAGACGGCGGCCGACGGCACCTCCAGGAGGGCGTTGCCGTCGGGCGAGGTGAGCGCGACACAGATGACGCTGTGCTCGTCGACCTTGGTCGGCCAGATCCGTACGTCCCCGTGCCCGCACGGCCTGAACACCCCTTCCACGAGCAGCTCACGGGCGAACGTCCAGTGCACCGGCGACTCGGATCCGATGTGGAAGGTGATGTGCACGGCGTACGGGTCGTCGGTGAGGTAGGACAGCCGGGCGGGTACGGGGACGGAGCGCTCCGGCGAGAGGACCAGCTTCAGTTCCAGTTCCCGTTCCACGATGTTCTGCATGAGGGTGCACGACCTTCCGATGCTCGTAGGAGCCGGTCCCTCGACCGGTCCGCACAAGGAGAGAGCGCCCTCCCGGCCGTCTATGACGCGACTTCCCAGAAAAACTTCCGCAGGCCCGGAAAGTGGTCCAAACGGCAGGACCGGCCCGGGGGTACGCGGCGGTCTGATAGATGTGGACCCTTGTATGGAGGCCGGCCGGCGATCGGACGGTGCCACGCCACCCTCCGATCGCCGGCCGGTCTGAGGCCTCGAAGAGATACGGGACCACGGTGATGAGCGCCCCAACCCCGGCACCCGGTGACGAAAGCCCACGCGAGGGCTACTACCCCGACCCGTCCATTCCCGGATACGTCCGGTACTGGAACGGTGCGTCTTGGGTTCCCGGTACGAGCCGGCCCGCACCCAGGCAGGGCGAGGCGACCCCTGCGCCGCCGCCTGAATCGGCGGAGGGCGCCGCCCCGCAGCCGACGGCGCGGCGGACCGCCCCGGTGGACGAGACCGGGCCGATGTTCTTCGACGAGGCCGACGGGCTCGGCGGGGGCGGTGAGGCGGGTGCCACCGGTGGCCGCCCGGAGCCCGCGACGGCCTGGCAGGCCGACACGTCACGGCAGACCGGCTTCGGCGGCGACCGTGACCGCCGTGTCTCGTGGGGCGGCCCGGATCCCCGTACGCCCGGCGACGGCGCACCGTCGTCCGCCGCCGCTCCGGCGGACCGTTCTCCGGCCGCCGGTGCGTCCGAGGATCCGCGCCGGCCCGCGGCCCCGGACCCGACGCGCGGCGCCCTTCCCGGTATGCGGGACGGCAACGGTGACGTGACCGACGGCACCGTCCACATCCGGGGCGACAGGACCGGCGGCAGCGGTGACGCCGACCGTCCGCCGACCGACGGCACGGTCACGATCCGTGCCGTGGGACGGGACGGCGGCACCCGTCCGCCGCGTCCGCGCGATGAGGGAGCGCCCGCCGACGGCACGATGGCGATCCGCGCCGTGCAGCCCGGTGCCGCGTCCCCGCCGCAGGCCCAGAACCCGCCCCAGGCACAGGCCCGGCCCCAGGCGCCGGCACAGGCGCAGCCACCGGCGCAGACGCCTCAGCTGAACACGCCCCTGACTCCCGGTCCCGGCGGCGGGTCCGCGTCCTGGGCGCAGCAGGCGCATCAGCTCGGCCGGCCCGAGCAGGCGGCCCGCCCGCAGCAGCAACAGCCGCAGCAGCACCGGCCGCAGCACCCCGTGCCCGCCCAGCAGCAGAGCGCCCGGCCCGAACAGCCGCAGCCGCCCGTCGTGCCCTGGAAGCCTCCGGTCGAGGACCCCTTCCAGCAGCTCGCCCGGGCCCAGGCGTCCGCCCGGCCCGCAGGGCTCGGCAAGCGGCTGACCGCCCGGATCCTGGACACGGTCCTGCTCGGCGCGGTCGTCGGTGCGGTCGGATTCCCGCTGGTCACACAGGCGATGGACCACATCGACAAGAAGATCGAGGCGGCCAAGCAGTCCGGCGAGACGGTCACCGTCTGGCTCCTGGACGCCACCACGGCCGGGCTGTTCGGTGCCGTGCTCGGCGCCTTCCTGGTGCTCGGCTTCGTGCTGGAGGCGCTGCCCACCGCCAAGTGGGGCCGCACGCTGGGCAAGAAGCTCTGCGGTCTCGAGGTGCGGGACATCGAGTCGCACGGACCGCCCACGATCGGGGCGGCGCTGCGCCGCTGGCTCGTGTACGGGGTGCTGGGCCTCCTCGTCATCGGCGTGGTCAACGTGCTGTGGTGCCTGTTCGACCGCCCGTGGCGTCAGTGCTGGCACGACAAGGCGGCGGGTACGTTCGTCGCCGGCTGAGGGCGGGTCAGCCGTCGGGGGGCGGGCCCCGCTTACGCCGTGTGCCGACCTCCGTCCCCCGAAAGCACCTGAGCCGTTGCGGGCCTCCGCGGGGCGGGGTGCACTGCCCCCATGAGCAACGAACCGCCGCCGCCACCCGGACAGCCGCCCGAGGACGATCCCTTCTCCAAGAGGCCGCCGCACGGCTCCGAGCCCCCGTCCGGCGGCTCGCCCTACGGCAGCGGGCCGCCGCCGCCACCGCCGCACGACCGGGATCCGTTCGGCGGCAGCGGGCAGTACGGCGGTACGGATCCGCTGGCCGGGATGCCGCCGCTCGCGGAGCCGGGCAAGAGGATCCTGGCGCGGCTGATCGACCTTCTCATCATCTCGATCCCGCTGTACTTGATCTCGCTGCCGTTCGGCGGCGCGGTCGACGTCACCTCGGACGGCGACGACGACTTCGGCGATGCCATCGGCAACACCTACAGCGGGCATCAGCTGCTCTGGTCGCTGATCGGCCTGGTGGTCTACGTCGCCTACGACACGTATCTGACGCACAAGGACGGGCGGACGCTCGGCAAGCGGCTGCTGAAGATGCGCGTGGCGATGCTCAACGACGGCTCGGTGCCCGACACCGGCTCGGCGCTGATGCGGGCCGTCGTGCTGTGGGTCCCGGCGCTGCTGTGCTGCCCCTGCCTGTGGTGGCTGATCAACATCGTTCTGATGTTCACGGACAAGCCGTACCGGCAGGCGCTGCAGGACAAGGCGTCCAAGACGGTCGTGGTCGCCATCCAGTGAGGCCGGGGCCGTTCAGCGGTGCAGTGAATGCTCGCCGACGCGCTCCGTGTGCGCGGTGGCGATCTCGATGTCCTCGATCGTGCGGTGGGTGCGGACAGCGGCAGGCGCCGGTGCCGTCCGGACCTTCGTGCGCTTGGGCAGGGGTACGGTCACGGCCACCAGCAGACCGAGCCCCAGGGCCGCGGTGCAGATGACGGCCACACCGATGCCCGAGTTCGTGCGGGACAGCAGCAGCATGGCGAGGGTCGCGAAGACGACGGTGACCGAACCGTAGGAGAACTGTGCGGCAGTCGGACGCGGCATGGCGGTATCCGTCCTCGGGGCATCGGCTGGGGGAGTCTCTCAACACGGTCGCACTGTCAATCGACTCTACGACGGTGGATGCCCGGGAGGAACACGTAGTAAGCGTGACCTAACCCACGGTACCGGTGCACGGGGGGCGCACTGAGTCACGCGATCGCCGATCGGGCGGCGTGGCGCGCCGGTTGTACCGGACGACGGCAAAGCCTCGAACGTCCGGATAGCGGAATTCGGCTCCTGCATAGTGCAGTTGGCCTGTGCAAGTCAAGATCTGTCTTTTCTCTCATACTTCCGATCGAATGTCGTCACTTGTGACGCGTTGACGCGCGCGGCTTTTCTCAACCCCCTGGCCGCGGACGCGAAACGCCGGGGAGGACTGCATCAAGTGATCACTCAGAGACGGGCGCTACGCGCCACCGCGGTAGCCGTGGCGCTGGCCGCCACCGCCGCGACGGCGTCGGTTTTCGCCACCGCTCAGGCGGATGACAAGGCGTCGGGATCCGGCGCCTCCATCGTTGACCGACGGGATCCCGCACCGGTCAAGGCGAGCGAGCACGACCTGGAAGGCCCCTTCAGCAAGGAGCAGGACGCTCAGCGTCAGGCCGCGCTGGAGCAGGTGCTGGCCGGTGACAAGAAGGTCTCGACCCGCGGCGGCTCCAAGGTCGTCAAGCTCGGCAGCAACAAGTACGTCGAGCTCGGCCGGGAGAAGACCGACAAGATCTTCACCATTCTCGTGGAGTTCGGCGACCAGGTCGACGACACCACGATGTTCGACCCGGACGGCGAGGGCCCCAAGCCGCCGGTCAAGAAGTACGGCGGCACGCCCGGCCCGCAGCACAACGAGATAGCCGAGCCGGACCCGGCGAAGGACAACAGCACCGCCTGGCAGGCCGACTACAACCAGGCGCACTTCCAGGACCTCTACTTCGGTGAGGGCAAGGGCAAGAATTCGCTGAAGACCTACTACGAGAAGACGTCCTCCGGGCGCTACTCGGTCGACGGCGAGGTCTCGGACTGGGTCAAGGTCCCGTACAACGAGGCCCGTTACGGCTCCAACTACTGCGGTTCCACCAACTGCGCCAACGTGTGGGACACGGTCCGCGACGGCGTCAACGCCTGGGTCGCCGACCAGAAGGCCAAGGGCCGCACGCTGGAGCAGATCAAGGCGGACCTCGCCCAGTACGACCAGTGGGACCGCTACGACTTCGACGGCGACGGCAACTTCAACGAGGCCGACGGCTACATCGACCACTTCCAGCTGGTCCACGCCGGTGAGGACGAGTCGGCGGGCGGCGGCGCACAGGGCACCGACGCGCTGTGGGCGCACCGCTGGTACGCGTACGGCACCAACGCCGGCGCGACCGGCCCGGCCGGCAACAAGGCCGGTGGCGCCCAGATCGGCGACACGGGCATCTGGGTCGGCGACTACACCGCGCAGCCCGAGAACGGCGGCCTGGGTGTCTTCGCCCACGAGTACGCCCACGACCTCGGTCTGCCGGACCTGTACGACACCTCCGGCGGCGGCGAGAACTCGGTCGGCTTCTGGTCCCTGATGTCGGCGGGCTCCTGGCTCGGCACCGGCACGGGCGAGATCGGCAACCTGCCGGGCGACATGACCGCCTGGGACAAGCTGCAGCTGGGCTGGCTCGACTACGCCACGGCCAAGGCCGCGACGGACTCGGTCCACAAGCTGGGCGTCTCGGAGTACAACACCAAGAACAAGCAGGCGCTCGTCGTCGAGCTGCCCGACAAGGCCGTCACCACGACTGTCACGAAGCCCGCCGAGGGCTCGAAGCAGTGGTGGAGCGACATGGGCGACGACCTGTCGAACACCCTGACCCGCTCGGTCGACCTGACCGGCAAGACGTCCGCCTCGCTGGACCTGTCCGGCTGGTACGACATCGAGGCCGACTACGACTACCTCTACACCGAGGTGTCCGAGAACGGCGGCTCCAGCTGGACCGCGCTCGACGGCAAGGCCGACGGCCTGGCCATCCCGCGCGACGCCAGTGACAAGCCGGCCCTGACCGACGTCTCGGGCGCGTACAAGAAGCTCTCGTACTCGCTGGACGCGTACGCGGGCAAGAAGTTCGACCTCCGCTTCCGCTACCAGACGGACGGCGGCGCGGGCGGCAAGGGCTTCACGGCGGACGCCATCACGGTCAACGCCGACGGTGCCGCGCTCTTCACGGACAACGCGGAGGGCGACGACAACGGCTGGACGGCCAAGGGCTTCTCGCGGATCGGTGAGTCGTTCACCAACGACTACCCGCAGTACTACATCGCCGAGAACCGCCAGTACGTGTCGTACGACGAGACCCTCGAGGTCGGGCCGTACAACTTCGGCTTCTCCACCACCCGCCCCGACTGGGTCGAGCACTACTCGTACCAGAACGGTCTGATGGTGTGGCTCTGGGACACCGCCCAGAAGGACAACAACACCTCGCAGCACCACGGACAGGGCCTGATCCTGCCGGTGGACTCGCACGCCAAGCCGCTGAAGTGGACGAACGGCTCGCTCCTGCGCAACAAGATCCAGCCCTTCGACGCGCCGTTCAGCTGGTACCCGAACAAGGGCTTCACGCTGCACAACGCGGACGTGGCGCTCAAGATCAAGCCTTCGCTGGGCGTCCCGGTCTTCGACGACCGCAAGGGCACCTACTGGTACGCGGAGAACCCCACGGGAAGTGTCAAGGTCACTGACACCAACACCCGGATCTCGATCATCAGCGAGCCGCTCAGCGGCTCCACGATGACCGTGAAGGTCGGACCCTCGACCAAGTAGTCAGCAACACCGCAGGTCAGAACATGATCGGCCGTCGCCCTCTAGCGGGCGGCGGCCGATCGTGTTTAGGTGCGTCTTGTTCGATCCTTATTGACGCGATGTCTCACGGGGGAGCTCGAAGCATGGCAGGCGGAGGTTTCTGCAGGTTGCCCAACGGCACGGTGGTGGTGGCGGTCGCCCTCAACCGGCCTGCGGACGGAACGGGGCCCGGCGGCCCGGTGCGCGTACTGGTGCACGCGGCCACCCGGGCACGGGCCCTGACCAGGCTGCGCAACCTGGGGCTGCGCGCCGTCTACCTCCGCGGAAACTCCCAGCCGCCGACCGAGGACGAGGTCACTGCGGTGCTGCACCACCCGGACGGGCTGCTCTGGCGGACCGCGCCGCAGGCCGGGCAGGAGCTCTGGCACCCGATCCGGGCCCTGCTGGGACCCACCGGATACGCGGGACCGGTCCGTCCGGCCGCCTGAGGGCCCCGGGAGCGGTCAGACGACCGGCTTGCCGGACAGTTCCACGCCCGCGGTGCGGAGCTCGTTCAGGGCCCGCTCAGTGGTTCCCTCGGCGACGCCGGCCGTCAGGTCCAGCAGCACGTGCGTGGTGAAGCCCTCACGGGCGGCGTCCAGCGCGGTGGCGCGCACACAGTGGTCCGTGGCGATACCGACGACGTCGACAGCGGTGACGGAGCGTTCCCGCAGCCACTGGGCGAGCCCGACGCCGTTCTCGTCGACGCCCTCGAACCCGCTGTACGCCGCGGCGTACGCCCCCTTGTCGAAGACGGTGTCGATCGCGCCGGAGGCGACGGCGGGAGCGAAGTTCGGGTGGAATCCCACGCCCTCCGTACCGGCGACGCAGTGCACCGGCCAGGAGTGCTCGAAGTCGGGCTGCGCGGAGAAGTGGTCACCCGGGTCGATGTGGTGGTCGCGGGTGGCCACCACGTGCCGGTAACCGGCCTGGGCGGCCCCGATCAGGTCGGTGATGGCGGCGGCGACATCGGCGCCGCCCGCCACCGCGAGGCTGCCGCCCTCGCAGAAGTCGTTCTGAACGTCAACGACGATCAAGGCGCGATGCATGACGGGTGTCCTTCGGTGGGGGTTGGGCGGGGATCCGGCGGGGATTCGGCGGGCGAAACGGGACAGTGGGGACGCCAACGAGCCTAGAGACTCGACGGAGAGTGCGGGAGGGGTCGCACCCGGCCGGTATGGGCCCCGTACCCCGCCCGACCGGAACGAAGCCGCGACCGGGCCCCCGCCCGCCTCTCCTCACGCGTACTCCGTGGGGATCACCGGCTCCCCCCGCGACAGCTGGATCGCCGACATCGGCAGCCCCTTGCGCGCCGCGACGTGCCGCTCACGCGCGGCCTCCAGCGGCTCGCGGGCGACCACCTCGCCGCCCCTGACCAGCTCGACCAGCAGCTGCCGGTCCGCGAGCTCCTCCGGGACGGGCCCCGTGCCGATCACCTCGGCCTCGGCCACCCCGTACCCGTCCAGCCGGCGCGCCGCCCACTTGCGGCCGCCCCTCGACGACTTCGCGCCCAGCGACTTCTTCACGACGGGCAGCAGCGGATCGGCCGGATCGGCGGAGCCCGCACGGGCCACCAGCTTGTAGACCATCGAGCACGTCGGGTGCCCGCTCCCGGTCACCAGCTGCGTGCCGACCCCGTACGCGTCGACGGGCGCGGCGGCCAGCGAGGCGATCGCGTACTCGTCGAGGTCCGACGTCACCACGATCTTCGTCTGCGTGGCGCCCAGCTCGTCCAGCTGCTGCCGCACCCGGTGGGCGACCAGCAGCAGGTCCCCCGAGTCGATCCGTACGGCTCCGAGCTCCGGCCCCGCGACCTCCACCGCCGTACGGACCGCCTCGGTCACGTCGTACGTGTCGACCAGCAGTGACGTACCGCGGCCGAGCGAGTCCACCTGCGCCCGGAACGCGTCCCGCTCGCTGTCGTGCAGCAGCGTGAAGGCGTGGGCGCTCGTCCCGACGGTCGGGATGTTGTACCGGAAGCCGGCCGCCAGGTCCGAGGTGGTGTGGAAGCCGCCGATGTACGCGGCACGGGCCGCAGCGACCGCGGACAGCTCATGGGTGCGCCGCGCGCCCATCTCGATCAGCCGGCGGCCACCCGCCGCGGCCGACATCCGGGAAGCGGCCGCGGCGATCGCCGAGTCGTGGTTGAGGATCGAGAGGATCACGGTCTCCAGCAGCACGCACTCGGCGAAGGAGCCCTCGACCCGCAGGAGCGGCGAGCCCGGGAAGTACACCTCGCCCTCCGGGTAGCCCCAGATGTCACCGCTGAACCGGTAGTCGGCCAGCCAGTCGATCGTGGAGGCGTCGACGATGTGCTGGTCGCGCAGGAAGCCGAGCATCTCGTCGTCGAAGTGGAAGTTCTCCACGGCGTCCAGCACCCGTCCGGTGCCGGCGACGACGCCGTAGCGCCGCCCCTCGGGCAGCC includes these proteins:
- a CDS encoding immune inhibitor A domain-containing protein: MITQRRALRATAVAVALAATAATASVFATAQADDKASGSGASIVDRRDPAPVKASEHDLEGPFSKEQDAQRQAALEQVLAGDKKVSTRGGSKVVKLGSNKYVELGREKTDKIFTILVEFGDQVDDTTMFDPDGEGPKPPVKKYGGTPGPQHNEIAEPDPAKDNSTAWQADYNQAHFQDLYFGEGKGKNSLKTYYEKTSSGRYSVDGEVSDWVKVPYNEARYGSNYCGSTNCANVWDTVRDGVNAWVADQKAKGRTLEQIKADLAQYDQWDRYDFDGDGNFNEADGYIDHFQLVHAGEDESAGGGAQGTDALWAHRWYAYGTNAGATGPAGNKAGGAQIGDTGIWVGDYTAQPENGGLGVFAHEYAHDLGLPDLYDTSGGGENSVGFWSLMSAGSWLGTGTGEIGNLPGDMTAWDKLQLGWLDYATAKAATDSVHKLGVSEYNTKNKQALVVELPDKAVTTTVTKPAEGSKQWWSDMGDDLSNTLTRSVDLTGKTSASLDLSGWYDIEADYDYLYTEVSENGGSSWTALDGKADGLAIPRDASDKPALTDVSGAYKKLSYSLDAYAGKKFDLRFRYQTDGGAGGKGFTADAITVNADGAALFTDNAEGDDNGWTAKGFSRIGESFTNDYPQYYIAENRQYVSYDETLEVGPYNFGFSTTRPDWVEHYSYQNGLMVWLWDTAQKDNNTSQHHGQGLILPVDSHAKPLKWTNGSLLRNKIQPFDAPFSWYPNKGFTLHNADVALKIKPSLGVPVFDDRKGTYWYAENPTGSVKVTDTNTRISIISEPLSGSTMTVKVGPSTK
- a CDS encoding isochorismatase family protein — translated: MHRALIVVDVQNDFCEGGSLAVAGGADVAAAITDLIGAAQAGYRHVVATRDHHIDPGDHFSAQPDFEHSWPVHCVAGTEGVGFHPNFAPAVASGAIDTVFDKGAYAAAYSGFEGVDENGVGLAQWLRERSVTAVDVVGIATDHCVRATALDAAREGFTTHVLLDLTAGVAEGTTERALNELRTAGVELSGKPVV
- a CDS encoding nicotinate phosphoribosyltransferase, with protein sequence MNSADLGRRVGVPSTALFTDQYELTMVQAALKAGTADRRSVFEAFTRRLPEGRRYGVVAGTGRVLDAVENFHFDDEMLGFLRDQHIVDASTIDWLADYRFSGDIWGYPEGEVYFPGSPLLRVEGSFAECVLLETVILSILNHDSAIAAAASRMSAAAGGRRLIEMGARRTHELSAVAAARAAYIGGFHTTSDLAAGFRYNIPTVGTSAHAFTLLHDSERDAFRAQVDSLGRGTSLLVDTYDVTEAVRTAVEVAGPELGAVRIDSGDLLLVAHRVRQQLDELGATQTKIVVTSDLDEYAIASLAAAPVDAYGVGTQLVTGSGHPTCSMVYKLVARAGSADPADPLLPVVKKSLGAKSSRGGRKWAARRLDGYGVAEAEVIGTGPVPEELADRQLLVELVRGGEVVAREPLEAARERHVAARKGLPMSAIQLSRGEPVIPTEYA